In one Candidatus Zixiibacteriota bacterium genomic region, the following are encoded:
- a CDS encoding MBL fold metallo-hydrolase, which produces MSIISWTVLGSSSGIPSVERACSGHILALDDRLILFDCGSGVTSSLLRHGFDPGEIDSVIISHTHADHISDLPLFLQLLHQEKRTSDLTVYLPSEAITQIGGYLDAAYLFREKLPFPLQLRPITEIMTFLEGAVIVDSIMNDHLKSNEEIIKESGYPNRMEAYSFLIRCEEDIKIFYSADVGTLEDIGNYIEGTDLLVVDSTHIAFSALLQLVEERNPNNVILSHMSDDVLKQLKLSINGMQTRTKIMVAEDGFAFRF; this is translated from the coding sequence ATGAGCATTATTTCCTGGACGGTGCTTGGTTCCTCCTCAGGTATCCCCTCGGTTGAGCGAGCCTGCTCGGGACATATTCTGGCATTAGACGATCGATTAATTCTTTTTGACTGTGGCAGCGGCGTGACTTCCTCGTTGCTACGGCATGGTTTTGATCCCGGGGAAATCGATTCAGTCATAATTTCCCACACTCATGCCGACCATATTTCCGATTTGCCTCTTTTCCTTCAGCTTCTTCATCAGGAAAAGCGGACTTCCGATTTAACTGTTTATTTGCCGTCAGAGGCGATAACACAAATCGGCGGTTATCTTGACGCGGCTTATCTTTTCCGGGAAAAGTTGCCCTTTCCGCTGCAATTGAGACCGATAACGGAGATAATGACCTTCTTGGAAGGTGCCGTCATCGTCGACTCCATCATGAACGACCATCTCAAAAGTAATGAGGAGATCATAAAGGAATCAGGTTATCCCAATCGGATGGAAGCCTACTCGTTTCTTATCAGATGTGAAGAAGATATTAAAATTTTCTATTCTGCCGATGTCGGAACTCTGGAAGATATCGGAAATTATATCGAGGGCACCGACCTGCTTGTAGTGGATTCAACTCATATCGCATTTTCCGCTTTGCTCCAGCTTGTGGAGGAACGCAATCCAAATAATGTGATTTTGAGCCATATGTCCGATGACGTCCTCAAACAATTGAAATTGTCAATTAATGGGATGCAGACCCGCACAAAGATTATGGTGGCGGAAGATGGTTTTGCTTTCAGATTTTGA
- a CDS encoding aminotransferase class I/II-fold pyridoxal phosphate-dependent enzyme has protein sequence MRKAIAEAEVGDDVFGDDPTVIRLEKKVADLFGKEASLFVPSGTMGNQVALKTLSEPGWELLCERDCHVVNYEVSGPAVHSSLLVNMISTERGVMTAEQIESSVRPPNVHHPITKIVTIENTHNRHGGTIYPLEEIRRIRTVADKHDLLMHLDGARIWNASVATGIALSDWAAPFDSISACLSKGLGAPVGSMIIGSREFIGKARRNRKLFGGGMRQVGILAAAGLYALEHNIERLADDHRNARLLAEGLANIKGFECDLSRVETNIVIVDIAKTGRTPDEMVTILREKGVLAVVFGKTRLRFVTHLDISREDCLKALEIISQIRLN, from the coding sequence ATGAGAAAAGCAATCGCTGAGGCGGAGGTAGGCGATGATGTTTTTGGCGACGACCCGACCGTAATTCGGCTGGAAAAGAAAGTGGCCGATCTTTTCGGCAAAGAAGCCTCCCTTTTTGTACCCTCCGGCACAATGGGAAACCAGGTGGCCTTGAAAACCCTCTCCGAACCGGGGTGGGAATTGCTCTGTGAACGCGATTGTCATGTGGTTAACTATGAGGTATCCGGGCCGGCCGTGCATTCTTCGCTGCTGGTCAATATGATCTCGACCGAGCGGGGAGTAATGACCGCCGAACAGATCGAAAGCAGCGTGCGGCCTCCTAATGTTCACCACCCCATTACCAAAATCGTAACCATAGAGAATACTCATAATCGTCACGGCGGAACTATCTATCCGCTGGAAGAAATCAGGCGAATTCGCACCGTGGCCGACAAGCATGACCTGCTGATGCACCTTGACGGCGCCCGTATCTGGAACGCGAGTGTGGCTACCGGTATTGCCTTGTCAGATTGGGCGGCGCCCTTTGATTCGATTTCAGCCTGCCTCTCCAAAGGTCTGGGGGCGCCGGTCGGGTCGATGATAATCGGCTCGCGAGAATTCATTGGAAAGGCGCGGCGCAACCGAAAGCTCTTCGGTGGTGGAATGCGGCAGGTGGGGATTCTGGCCGCGGCAGGGCTTTATGCCCTGGAGCATAATATCGAACGTTTGGCTGACGACCACCGCAATGCCCGTCTCCTAGCTGAGGGATTGGCAAACATCAAAGGCTTTGAATGCGACCTTTCACGCGTCGAAACCAACATCGTGATTGTCGATATCGCCAAAACCGGCAGGACACCCGATGAAATGGTCACTATCCTCAGAGAGAAAGGCGTCCTGGCCGTCGTCTTCGGGAAGACCCGTCTTCGTTTTGTGACTCATTTGGATATCTCTCGAGAAGATTGTCTCAAGGCGCTGGAGATAATTTCTCAGATACGGTTGAACTGA